From Humisphaera borealis, the proteins below share one genomic window:
- a CDS encoding GreA/GreB family elongation factor, with product MQIVSPDEMERLQKKRQELYDQKLDVQDRIRKAAALGDLSENAEYHYAKEENRTIGRELAELELKLRTVQVVGTDNIPKDMVFLGHTVKLLDMDDESETIVRLVGEAQPPTAGSDVTDVSATSPMGESLMKARVGEVIKVKAPRGTMEFKIVEIL from the coding sequence ATGCAGATAGTCAGCCCCGATGAGATGGAGCGTCTCCAGAAGAAGCGACAGGAGCTTTACGACCAGAAGCTCGATGTGCAGGACCGCATTCGCAAAGCTGCCGCCCTCGGCGACCTCTCGGAGAACGCCGAGTACCACTACGCCAAAGAAGAAAACCGCACCATCGGCCGGGAGCTGGCCGAGCTGGAATTGAAACTACGCACGGTCCAGGTGGTCGGCACCGACAACATCCCCAAGGACATGGTCTTCCTCGGCCATACCGTCAAGCTGCTGGACATGGACGACGAGAGCGAAACCATCGTCCGCCTGGTCGGCGAAGCCCAGCCGCCGACGGCGGGTTCCGACGTCACCGACGTCTCGGCGACCAGCCCGATGGGCGAATCCCTGATGAAAGCCCGCGTCGGCGAAGTCATCAAGGTAAAGGCGCCGCGCGGCACGATGGAATTCAAGATCGTTGAGATCCTGTAG
- a CDS encoding ISAs1 family transposase translates to MDGPATSGTLRAFSNLPDPRGCNVIHKLHDILVISVCAVICGADGWVDVELYGKSKLSWLRTFLDLPHGIPSHDTFGRVFAKLHPDAFEQCFNAWVGAIAQSAGGRLIAIDGKAIRRSFEHAWARNNMTHMVSAFVDAHRMVFGQVAVDDKSNEIEAIPRLLGLLDIQDATVTIDAAGCQTQIARQIVDAGGNYVLSVKENQPRTRLRLVRRCTRRSGSCWTKRSWAA, encoded by the coding sequence ATGGATGGCCCTGCGACCAGTGGTACCCTGCGCGCGTTTTCCAACCTCCCCGATCCTCGCGGCTGCAACGTGATTCACAAACTCCACGACATCCTCGTCATCTCCGTCTGCGCCGTTATCTGCGGCGCCGACGGCTGGGTCGACGTTGAACTCTATGGCAAGAGCAAGCTCTCCTGGCTTCGAACCTTCCTGGATCTTCCCCACGGCATCCCCTCTCACGACACCTTCGGTCGCGTCTTCGCCAAGCTCCATCCCGACGCCTTCGAGCAGTGTTTCAACGCCTGGGTCGGCGCGATCGCACAGTCCGCCGGCGGACGACTGATCGCGATCGACGGCAAGGCCATCCGCCGGTCCTTCGAACACGCCTGGGCCAGGAACAACATGACCCACATGGTCAGCGCGTTCGTCGACGCCCACCGGATGGTCTTCGGCCAGGTCGCCGTGGATGACAAGAGCAATGAGATCGAGGCGATCCCGCGGCTTTTGGGCCTGTTAGACATTCAGGACGCGACGGTGACGATCGATGCCGCCGGCTGCCAGACGCAGATCGCCAGACAGATCGTCGATGCCGGCGGCAACTACGTGCTGTCGGTGAAGGAGAACCAGCCGAGGACCAGGCTTCGCCTCGTCCGACGCTGCACGCGAAGGTCAGGAAGCTGCTGGACGAAGCGATCCTGGGCGGCATGA
- a CDS encoding ISAs1 family transposase, which produces MKDVSHGVHEEFDADHGRLDTRKVWVMDEVHWLGDLCQQWPGLAGVIAVERKREVLAGKSSVERHYFISSVAGTDARAMAAAIRGHWAIENKLHWQLDVSSREDERRIRKGYGAENYSRLCRLTLNLLKRDKSIKNGIHGKRLKAGWDEHYLLRLLTT; this is translated from the coding sequence ATGAAGGACGTGAGCCACGGCGTCCACGAGGAGTTCGACGCCGACCACGGCCGGCTGGACACCCGCAAAGTGTGGGTGATGGACGAAGTGCACTGGCTCGGCGACCTATGTCAGCAGTGGCCGGGACTGGCCGGCGTGATCGCGGTCGAACGCAAGCGGGAGGTGCTTGCCGGCAAGAGCAGCGTCGAGCGGCATTACTTCATCAGCAGCGTCGCAGGGACCGACGCCAGGGCGATGGCGGCGGCGATCCGCGGCCACTGGGCCATCGAGAACAAGCTGCACTGGCAACTGGACGTGAGCTCCCGCGAGGACGAGCGGCGGATCCGCAAAGGCTATGGTGCGGAGAACTACTCCCGGTTGTGCCGGCTGACGCTCAATCTTCTCAAGCGGGACAAGAGCATCAAAAACGGGATCCACGGGAAACGGTTAAAGGCAGGTTGGGACGAGCACTACCTGCTCCGTCTGCTAACGACCTGA
- a CDS encoding UDP-N-acetylglucosamine--N-acetylmuramyl-(pentapeptide) pyrophosphoryl-undecaprenol N-acetylglucosamine transferase, with the protein MAEPLTIFLAGGGTGGHLYPGIAVAEAMRAVLPDVRPVFLCTQREIDAVILKPTGFEFIPQPIVPPVSSVGGLLKFYKSWRETKDLVKQLLTDRRPAAVLGLGGYAAGVAVKKAAAQGIPTAVLNPDVIPGKANKFLMSVVKAVCCQFEATSGFVGSSARGKLQMTGCPIRSDITAPPPRDEAAKRLGIDPMLKTLVVTGASLGARTVNEAVLTMLGGMSLRGWQVLHLSGREHADAVRAGYRDLSVTSRVIDFTPAMADVWAATDLAISRSGASSCAELTACGIPSILMPYPYHRDMHQKVNAEQLVSAGGAVLLDDEKDRAKNAAKLQPVIEQLMYDAGKRQKMADAAKAIGKPDAAERVARLLVGLAS; encoded by the coding sequence ATGGCCGAACCGTTGACCATCTTTCTCGCCGGCGGGGGCACCGGCGGACATCTGTACCCGGGCATTGCGGTCGCCGAGGCGATGCGCGCCGTGCTTCCGGACGTGCGGCCGGTCTTCCTCTGCACGCAGCGGGAGATCGATGCGGTCATCCTGAAGCCGACGGGATTCGAGTTCATTCCCCAGCCGATCGTGCCGCCGGTCAGTTCGGTCGGCGGACTGCTGAAGTTTTACAAGAGCTGGCGCGAGACGAAGGACCTGGTCAAGCAGCTGCTGACCGACCGCCGCCCCGCCGCCGTACTGGGCCTCGGTGGATACGCCGCCGGCGTGGCCGTGAAGAAGGCCGCCGCCCAGGGCATCCCCACTGCGGTGCTAAACCCCGATGTCATCCCGGGGAAAGCCAATAAATTCCTGATGAGCGTGGTGAAGGCCGTCTGTTGCCAGTTCGAGGCGACGTCGGGTTTTGTCGGATCGTCGGCCCGGGGCAAGCTGCAGATGACCGGCTGCCCGATCCGTAGCGACATCACCGCCCCGCCGCCGCGCGACGAAGCCGCCAAGCGGCTGGGCATCGATCCGATGCTCAAGACGCTGGTGGTGACCGGTGCCTCGCTGGGCGCGCGGACAGTGAACGAAGCGGTGCTGACGATGCTCGGGGGCATGTCGCTGCGTGGCTGGCAGGTGCTGCACCTGTCCGGCCGCGAACACGCCGACGCCGTCCGCGCCGGGTACCGCGACCTGAGCGTCACGAGCCGGGTGATCGACTTCACCCCCGCGATGGCCGATGTGTGGGCGGCGACGGACCTGGCGATCAGCCGAAGCGGTGCCAGCAGCTGCGCCGAGCTGACGGCGTGCGGCATTCCTTCGATCCTGATGCCATACCCGTATCACCGCGACATGCACCAGAAGGTGAACGCCGAGCAGTTGGTGTCGGCCGGCGGCGCGGTGCTGTTGGACGACGAGAAGGACCGGGCCAAGAACGCGGCGAAGCTTCAGCCGGTCATCGAACAGCTCATGTACGACGCCGGCAAGCGCCAGAAGATGGCCGACGCCGCCAAGGCGATCGGCAAGCCGGACGCGGCCGAGCGCGTGGCGCGGTTGTTGGTGGGATTGGCTTCGTAA
- the murC gene encoding UDP-N-acetylmuramate--L-alanine ligase → MEQVYTPSRMDSRVTSSEGKALPSRFAGKRVHFIGIGGSGMNGLARILLDCGAVVTGSDPNPNAQTLDLIKRGVKVSRSQLGELLSADVDLVVRTAAVPEANPEFLAAKRYGIKSIKYAEMLGQVMQERLGVAVAGTHGKSTTTAMISYALTQCGADPSFVVGGTSPQLGGVGSRSGTGKSFVAEACEYDRSFHNLRPTVALLLNIEEDHLDCYSGIDEIVQSFRRFAQLVPPDGLLIANGQDARVGQALGDLPTPVEWVAIDREATWSTRVTSIDSGRHAGQIVYKGKAAATIKLSIPGAHNLFNATMAVAACHACGIDPQAAADVIGRFTGVDRRMTEMGRCNSAMVVDDYGHHPTEIRATLRALRERYQPKRLFCVFQPHQHSRTRFLLEDFATSFASADETIVPDIYFVRDSEEEKSRISAQHLVERVNASGQHAIHLANFPAIVEYLKATIGQGDLVVTMGAGNVWEIGRDLVAG, encoded by the coding sequence ATGGAACAGGTCTACACCCCATCGCGAATGGATTCGCGCGTCACATCCTCCGAAGGCAAAGCGCTCCCCAGCCGGTTCGCCGGGAAACGGGTGCATTTCATCGGCATCGGCGGGTCCGGCATGAACGGGCTTGCCCGCATTCTGCTCGACTGCGGCGCGGTCGTGACCGGCTCGGATCCTAACCCCAACGCACAAACCCTCGACCTGATCAAACGCGGCGTGAAAGTCTCGCGCTCTCAGCTCGGCGAGCTGCTGTCGGCGGATGTCGATCTCGTGGTTCGCACGGCGGCCGTGCCGGAGGCGAACCCGGAGTTTCTTGCCGCCAAGCGGTACGGCATCAAGTCGATCAAGTACGCCGAGATGCTCGGCCAGGTGATGCAGGAACGGCTGGGCGTCGCCGTCGCCGGCACGCACGGCAAGAGCACGACCACCGCGATGATCTCGTACGCCCTGACGCAGTGCGGGGCCGATCCGAGCTTTGTCGTCGGCGGGACGTCGCCGCAGCTCGGCGGCGTCGGCAGTCGCAGCGGCACGGGCAAGTCCTTCGTCGCCGAGGCGTGCGAGTACGACCGCAGCTTCCACAACCTTCGACCGACCGTCGCGCTGCTGCTGAACATTGAAGAAGACCATCTCGACTGCTATTCGGGCATTGACGAAATCGTGCAGTCGTTCCGCCGGTTCGCGCAGCTCGTCCCGCCGGACGGCCTGCTGATCGCCAACGGCCAGGACGCCCGCGTGGGCCAGGCGCTGGGCGACCTGCCGACCCCCGTTGAATGGGTGGCGATCGACCGCGAGGCGACCTGGAGCACGCGTGTCACGTCGATCGACAGCGGTCGGCACGCCGGCCAGATTGTCTACAAAGGAAAAGCTGCGGCGACGATCAAGCTTTCGATTCCCGGCGCGCATAACCTGTTTAATGCAACCATGGCGGTCGCCGCGTGTCATGCCTGTGGGATCGACCCCCAGGCGGCGGCCGACGTGATCGGCAGGTTCACCGGCGTGGACCGCCGAATGACTGAGATGGGCCGATGCAACAGCGCCATGGTCGTCGACGACTACGGCCATCACCCGACGGAAATCCGCGCCACATTGCGTGCGTTACGCGAGCGGTATCAGCCCAAGCGGCTGTTCTGCGTCTTCCAGCCGCACCAGCACAGCCGAACGCGGTTCCTGCTGGAAGACTTCGCGACCAGCTTTGCGTCGGCGGATGAAACAATCGTGCCGGACATCTATTTCGTCCGCGACAGCGAGGAAGAAAAGAGCAGAATCAGCGCCCAGCACTTGGTCGAACGTGTGAACGCCAGCGGGCAGCACGCGATCCACCTGGCCAACTTTCCGGCGATCGTCGAGTATCTGAAAGCGACGATCGGCCAAGGCGACCTGGTGGTGACGATGGGCGCTGGAAACGTGTGGGAAATCGGAAGGGATCTGGTGGCGGGCTGA
- a CDS encoding UDP-N-acetylmuramoyl-tripeptide--D-alanyl-D-alanine ligase yields the protein MRPITLQQLRQAVGGKPLCVLPEDASTVDAVCTDSRMMQKRSVFIALRGERFDAHEHLLQAVNGGAVALVVERVPEGVVVPAEVYVLQVADTYAAMGKLAKFVRLQMKSKVIAVAGSNGKTGTKLLIHAALCGRLRGSISPKSFNNNVGVPLTIFPADPAQDYLVLEVGTNHHGEIAPLAEMSQPDIAVITNAGAEHLEGLDDIRGVRLENAAITQGMGPKGLLIVNGDDAELVAAVSHYQGKRLTFGFGDHNDLFAADVQCDDTGVRFMLNGNREVFVPLLGRHTAANALAAIAVGRRLGLPEEAIFEGLRHATGPDMRLQLKAVHDIHILNDAYNANPNSMRAALETVATLNVGRRRIAVLGDMRELGRSSERYHKEIGELAGSGIVDWLACVGEQSKLMAEAAVASGMSPAAVVHYDTAEQAAADLPNHVQSGDLVLIKASRGIRLEKVAQAIEAFRCQVNVRAAV from the coding sequence ATGCGTCCCATCACCCTCCAACAACTTCGCCAGGCCGTCGGTGGCAAGCCGCTTTGCGTGCTTCCCGAAGACGCTTCCACCGTTGATGCCGTCTGCACCGACTCGCGGATGATGCAGAAGCGTTCGGTCTTCATCGCCCTGCGGGGCGAGCGGTTCGACGCCCACGAGCATCTCTTGCAGGCGGTGAATGGCGGCGCGGTTGCGCTGGTGGTCGAGCGCGTACCTGAGGGCGTTGTAGTTCCGGCGGAGGTTTATGTTCTTCAGGTTGCCGACACCTACGCCGCGATGGGCAAGCTCGCGAAGTTCGTCAGGCTGCAGATGAAATCGAAGGTGATCGCGGTCGCCGGGTCCAACGGGAAGACCGGCACCAAGCTGCTGATCCATGCGGCCCTGTGTGGCCGGTTGCGGGGCAGCATTTCGCCCAAGAGCTTCAATAACAACGTCGGCGTGCCGCTGACGATCTTCCCCGCCGACCCGGCGCAGGATTACTTGGTGCTGGAGGTCGGCACCAACCACCACGGCGAAATCGCACCGCTGGCCGAGATGAGCCAGCCCGATATCGCCGTCATCACCAATGCCGGCGCGGAACATCTCGAAGGCCTGGACGACATTCGCGGCGTGCGATTGGAGAACGCCGCGATCACGCAGGGGATGGGGCCCAAGGGCCTGCTGATTGTCAATGGTGACGACGCCGAGCTGGTCGCCGCCGTGTCGCACTATCAGGGCAAGCGGCTGACGTTCGGCTTCGGCGATCACAATGACCTGTTCGCCGCCGACGTGCAGTGCGACGACACCGGCGTGCGGTTCATGCTCAACGGCAATCGCGAGGTGTTCGTCCCGCTGCTGGGAAGGCACACTGCCGCCAACGCGCTGGCGGCGATCGCGGTCGGCCGTCGTCTGGGATTGCCGGAAGAGGCGATCTTCGAAGGGCTGCGGCACGCGACCGGCCCCGACATGCGGCTGCAGCTCAAGGCGGTCCACGACATTCACATCCTCAACGACGCCTACAACGCCAACCCCAACAGCATGCGGGCGGCGCTGGAAACGGTCGCGACGCTGAACGTCGGCCGTCGCCGGATTGCCGTCCTCGGCGACATGCGCGAACTGGGCCGCAGCAGCGAACGCTATCACAAGGAAATCGGCGAACTCGCCGGCAGCGGGATCGTCGACTGGCTGGCGTGTGTCGGCGAGCAAAGCAAATTGATGGCTGAGGCGGCGGTTGCCAGCGGAATGTCCCCCGCTGCCGTCGTCCACTATGACACCGCCGAGCAGGCCGCCGCCGACCTTCCGAACCATGTTCAGTCCGGCGACCTGGTGCTCATTAAAGCCTCGCGCGGCATTCGACTGGAGAAGGTGGCGCAAGCGATCGAGGCGTTTCGGTGCCAGGTGAACGTGCGTGCGGCGGTGTGA
- a CDS encoding UDP-N-acetylmuramoyl-L-alanyl-D-glutamate--2,6-diaminopimelate ligase, with amino-acid sequence MLLFDLLRSASLPVDLDRVPNVPINAVREDSRLVRPGDLFVARPGGKTDGAKFLEDARSRGAVAAVVASRVESPLPQVIARDIRPAASKLAMTLLGRPDRAVKVIGVTGTNGKTTTTYLLRHLLGRIGLKCGLVGTVEVDDGKSVREASMTTPSACDIADHLAAMRDNGCGFCAMEISSHALDQGRAAGVNFAGGVFTNLTGDHLDYHKTMDAYADAKASLFNSLGENAVAVVNAASPWSDRMVRDAKACVVRFGLTEDCDYAALMPATTAGGTKFMLKTPDGTAEMSLLLIGRHNIENALGAAAIAGETCGLSVHQIAAGLKNAIGAPGRLQPVRAGQPFACFVDYAHTDDGLDNVLRAARPVTKKKLRVLFGCGGDRDRTKRPRMAATAERLADAVYITSDNPRTEDPLAIIDEVVAGLSPAARDRAVVEPDRREAIRRIIADAEPGDVVVIAGKGHENYQIIGTEKRHFDDVEEATAAIRGVLA; translated from the coding sequence ATGCTCCTGTTCGATCTGCTGCGGTCCGCCTCCCTTCCGGTTGATCTGGACCGGGTTCCCAACGTTCCCATTAACGCCGTTCGCGAAGACAGCCGACTCGTTCGGCCGGGCGATCTGTTTGTCGCGCGTCCGGGCGGCAAGACCGACGGCGCGAAGTTCCTGGAAGACGCCCGGAGCCGCGGCGCGGTGGCCGCCGTGGTGGCGTCGAGGGTCGAATCGCCTCTGCCGCAGGTCATCGCCCGGGATATCCGCCCCGCCGCCTCGAAACTCGCGATGACGCTGCTCGGCCGGCCGGACCGGGCCGTGAAAGTCATCGGCGTTACCGGAACCAACGGCAAGACGACGACCACCTACCTGCTCCGCCACCTGTTGGGCCGCATAGGGTTGAAGTGCGGCCTGGTGGGCACCGTCGAGGTGGACGACGGCAAATCCGTCCGCGAAGCCAGCATGACGACCCCCTCGGCGTGCGACATCGCCGACCACCTGGCCGCGATGCGCGACAACGGCTGCGGGTTCTGCGCGATGGAAATCTCCAGCCACGCGCTGGACCAGGGGCGGGCCGCGGGCGTGAACTTTGCCGGCGGCGTGTTTACCAACCTGACCGGCGACCACCTGGACTACCACAAGACGATGGACGCGTACGCCGACGCCAAGGCGTCGCTGTTCAACTCGCTCGGCGAGAATGCGGTCGCCGTCGTCAATGCCGCCAGCCCCTGGTCCGACCGGATGGTTCGGGATGCGAAGGCGTGCGTCGTTCGCTTCGGCCTGACCGAAGACTGCGACTACGCCGCCCTGATGCCGGCGACCACCGCCGGCGGCACGAAGTTCATGCTGAAGACGCCCGACGGCACGGCGGAAATGAGCCTGCTGCTCATCGGCCGTCACAACATCGAAAACGCATTGGGCGCGGCGGCGATCGCCGGCGAGACCTGTGGTCTGAGCGTGCATCAGATCGCCGCCGGACTGAAAAACGCGATCGGCGCGCCGGGAAGACTGCAGCCGGTTCGCGCCGGCCAGCCGTTCGCGTGTTTTGTGGACTACGCCCACACCGACGACGGCCTGGACAATGTGCTCCGCGCCGCCCGGCCGGTGACGAAAAAGAAGCTGCGTGTACTGTTCGGCTGCGGCGGCGACCGCGACCGCACCAAGCGCCCCCGCATGGCAGCGACCGCCGAACGGCTCGCCGATGCGGTTTACATCACCAGCGACAATCCGCGGACGGAAGACCCGCTGGCGATTATCGATGAGGTCGTCGCCGGTTTGTCACCAGCGGCGCGGGATCGCGCCGTCGTCGAGCCCGATCGTCGCGAGGCGATCCGCCGAATCATCGCCGATGCCGAGCCCGGCGATGTCGTCGTCATTGCCGGGAAGGGCCACGAAAACTATCAGATCATCGGTACCGAGAAACGGCACTTTGACGACGTTGAAGAAGCGACGGCGGCGATACGCGGCGTGTTGGCGTGA
- a CDS encoding FtsW/RodA/SpoVE family cell cycle protein, with product MEASIYRLRSRDLLTLCVLALLAFGTVMVQSASTSLSGAIVRAPAPDPAGPRETSPARPVNVVAAASADGIDLSWSPDRDSAVVSYRIYRGRSDTGPFDLLDTLRKPHTRYHDATGPQGDAAVYRVTALDESGVESAPTILTVTRPGLWRWTQLGSKQLLYVALAAGLYFVVGRIDYRRLARFDGPLIASPVFWILVVATAACVAVLIPGIGTAINGARRWIKLGPIQVQPSELAKWGAVIFTAWWLTRPRTDMQKFVGGFMPVIAAVGILCLLVVIQDFGTAALIGMCILTMLLAGRVKLWHISIILIPAVAGAIWFITAKDYRLRRILAFRDPYASPQGEGYHMIQSLLSFTTGGLTGRGLGNGVQKLGYLPEDTTDFIFAVICEELGLGGAVLVVALYLGILLVAWETMRRNRDDFGRLLAFGVASMVGLQAAINIAVATVSVPTKGLSLPLISAGGSGMVITSAALGLLYSVTRHARNAASARADALVGSALADAEALDGEQGENRQTKSSRPPRRTLQAVPAV from the coding sequence GTGGAAGCTTCGATCTATCGTCTGCGGTCGCGCGACCTGCTGACCCTCTGTGTTCTGGCGCTATTGGCGTTCGGGACCGTGATGGTGCAGAGCGCCTCGACGTCGCTCAGCGGCGCAATCGTCCGCGCTCCTGCTCCCGACCCTGCCGGGCCTCGGGAAACCTCGCCGGCGCGGCCCGTGAATGTCGTCGCGGCGGCCTCGGCCGACGGCATCGACCTCTCCTGGAGCCCGGATCGCGATTCGGCCGTCGTCAGCTATCGCATCTATCGCGGCCGGTCCGATACCGGTCCGTTTGATCTGCTCGACACCCTTCGTAAACCCCACACCAGGTATCACGACGCGACCGGCCCCCAGGGCGACGCGGCGGTCTACCGCGTGACGGCATTGGACGAATCAGGCGTCGAAAGCGCGCCGACGATACTGACCGTCACCCGCCCGGGCCTCTGGCGGTGGACGCAACTGGGCTCCAAGCAGCTTCTTTACGTCGCGCTGGCGGCCGGGCTCTACTTTGTTGTCGGGCGGATCGACTACCGAAGGCTGGCACGCTTCGATGGCCCGTTGATCGCCTCGCCGGTGTTCTGGATATTGGTCGTCGCGACGGCCGCCTGCGTGGCGGTGCTGATTCCCGGCATCGGCACGGCGATTAACGGTGCCCGGCGGTGGATCAAGCTCGGGCCGATCCAGGTTCAGCCCAGCGAACTGGCCAAGTGGGGCGCGGTCATCTTCACCGCCTGGTGGCTGACCCGGCCGCGGACCGATATGCAGAAGTTCGTCGGTGGCTTTATGCCGGTGATCGCCGCGGTCGGCATCCTCTGCCTGCTGGTGGTCATCCAGGATTTCGGCACCGCAGCGCTGATCGGGATGTGCATTCTCACGATGCTCCTCGCGGGGCGCGTAAAACTGTGGCACATCTCGATCATTCTTATCCCGGCGGTTGCGGGCGCGATCTGGTTCATCACCGCCAAGGACTACCGCCTGCGCCGAATCCTGGCATTCCGCGATCCCTACGCCAGTCCGCAGGGCGAGGGATACCACATGATTCAGAGCCTGCTCAGCTTCACGACCGGTGGGCTGACCGGCCGGGGTCTGGGCAATGGCGTCCAGAAGCTCGGCTACCTGCCGGAAGACACGACCGACTTCATCTTCGCAGTGATCTGCGAAGAACTCGGGCTGGGCGGCGCTGTGCTCGTGGTCGCCCTTTACCTGGGCATTCTGCTGGTCGCGTGGGAAACCATGCGGCGGAACCGCGACGACTTTGGCCGGTTGCTGGCGTTCGGCGTGGCTTCGATGGTCGGCCTGCAGGCCGCGATCAACATCGCCGTCGCGACGGTGAGCGTGCCGACTAAGGGCCTGAGCCTGCCGCTTATCAGTGCCGGCGGCAGCGGGATGGTCATCACCTCGGCCGCACTCGGATTGCTATACAGCGTGACACGACATGCGCGAAACGCAGCATCCGCCCGGGCCGATGCTCTCGTAGGGTCCGCCCTGGCGGACGCGGAGGCTCTCGACGGAGAACAGGGCGAGAATCGGCAAACCAAGTCGTCGCGTCCGCCAAGGCGGACCCTGCAGGCGGTTCCGGCGGTCTGA
- the mraY gene encoding phospho-N-acetylmuramoyl-pentapeptide-transferase yields the protein MIYLLVQYFEDWLESHSLGFLRVFNAPTFQSAAALVLSFLIVIVFGGRVIEWLRRQKLGDLATFDQAEMDKLMSSKKGTPTMGGLLIIAAIVLTSLLLADLENFYVRMALICVVWLGAVGATDDWLKLTAGRRTGSRQGLTSREKLLFQVGLSLLLAYFTYRHGEEIPQATRLYFPFLKDVYVPLSLAAYLVIAMLVMTGSSNAVNLTDGLDGLASGTMAIVSFVFLVLALVVGIPQLANYLLVPYIRASGQMAVISGAMMGACLGFLWFNCHPAKVFMGDTGSLALGGLIGYVAIVIRHELVLVLAGGIFVMEAVSVMMQVSYFKYTRKRFGEGRRIFLMTPIHHHFQKKGWTETQVVVRFWLIGAMLAAMSLATIKLR from the coding sequence ATGATCTATCTCCTCGTCCAATACTTCGAAGACTGGCTCGAAAGCCACAGCCTGGGTTTCCTGCGCGTTTTTAACGCTCCGACCTTCCAAAGCGCCGCCGCACTGGTGCTCAGCTTTCTGATTGTCATCGTCTTCGGCGGACGGGTGATCGAGTGGCTCCGCCGGCAGAAGCTCGGCGATCTGGCGACGTTCGACCAGGCCGAGATGGACAAGCTGATGTCCAGCAAGAAAGGCACGCCGACCATGGGCGGCCTGCTGATCATCGCGGCGATCGTCCTCACGTCGCTGCTGCTGGCCGATCTGGAGAACTTCTACGTCCGCATGGCACTAATCTGCGTCGTCTGGCTGGGCGCGGTCGGCGCGACCGATGACTGGCTGAAACTGACCGCCGGCCGTCGAACCGGGTCGCGGCAGGGACTGACGTCGCGAGAAAAACTCCTGTTCCAGGTCGGACTGAGCCTGCTGCTGGCCTACTTCACCTATCGCCACGGCGAAGAAATCCCGCAGGCGACTCGGCTCTACTTCCCGTTCCTCAAAGACGTTTATGTCCCCCTGTCGCTGGCGGCGTACCTGGTCATCGCGATGCTGGTGATGACGGGTTCGAGCAACGCCGTCAACCTCACCGACGGCCTGGACGGCCTGGCGTCGGGGACGATGGCGATCGTCAGCTTTGTGTTTCTCGTGCTGGCACTGGTTGTCGGCATCCCGCAACTGGCCAACTACCTGCTCGTCCCCTACATCCGCGCGAGCGGGCAAATGGCAGTCATCTCCGGCGCGATGATGGGCGCGTGCCTGGGCTTCCTGTGGTTCAATTGCCACCCGGCGAAAGTGTTCATGGGCGACACGGGCTCGCTGGCGCTGGGCGGACTGATCGGCTACGTCGCGATCGTGATCCGGCACGAACTGGTGCTGGTTTTAGCCGGCGGCATCTTTGTCATGGAAGCCGTCAGCGTGATGATGCAGGTGAGCTACTTCAAGTACACCCGCAAGCGCTTCGGCGAGGGCCGGCGCATCTTCCTCATGACGCCAATCCACCATCACTTCCAAAAGAAGGGCTGGACCGAAACGCAGGTGGTGGTGCGATTCTGGTTGATCGGCGCGATGCTGGCGGCAATGTCGCTCGCGACGATCAAGTTACGTTGA